The Clostridium beijerinckii genomic sequence TAGCAACTTTTATAAATTAATATAAAATCCTTAATAATTAAAAAGACTGTTAAATATCTAGTAAATTTTGATATTTAACAGCCTTTTTTAATTATTAGGTTCAAATTTAATAATTTTGATTTTTTCAATAGATAACCAAATTCTGAACACTTAACAACCTAAACAAATGTCTATCTTCATTTATATTGGTTAATCTCTCATCAAGTTTTCACTTGGCAATCTATATAGATAACACAATTATATCACCCAATCACCATTTTTAAATACTGGGATCTTTTCTCCATCGGCAGTTTCACCTATTATTTCAAGTTCCTCAGATCCTACCATAAAATCTACATGAGTTAACGAATCATTAGCTCCATTTTTTATTAGTTCTTCTTCCGACATATTGTCACCATCTTTTAGGCAAGTTGGATACGCTTTTCCAAAAGCAAAATGACATGATGCATTTTCATCAAATAATGTATTAAAGAAAATTAGTCCTGAATTTGATATAGGTGAGTTATAACCAACTAAGGCAACTTCTCCTAAATATCTAGCACCTTCATCTGTATCTAGTAATCCTTTTAATATTTCTTCTCCCTTTTCTGCAGTAAAGTCAACTATCTTACCATCTTTTAATGTCAACTTAAAGTTATCAATTAAATTTCCTCCATAGTTAAGTGGCTTTTTACTAGTTACATAGCCGTTTACTCCATCTCTCTTTGGAAGGGTGAATACCTCTTCTGTCGGTATATTAGCAACAAAGTTAATACCATATTTAGAATTCTCTTCACCACTTAACCATAGATGTCCTTCTGGAAGTTCTACAGTTAGGTCTGTGCCTTCTGATTTATAATAAAGATATTTAAAATTCTTTTCATTTAAATAATCTTTTCTATTTTTTAATTTTTCTAAATGTTCATTCCACGCTTCAATAGGTGATTCCTTATCAGCTCTTACTATACTAAAAATTGAGTCCCAAAGATTTTCTACTGCATCTGCTTCTGATAAATCAGGGAATACTTTTCTTGCCCATCCCTTTGTAGGTATTGAAACAACACACCATTGAACTTCATTACTCATCATGGCAGCGCTAACATCTTTCATAGCTCTATTTGCTGTTTTTGCTAAAGTGGAAATCTTATTAGGATCTACTCCGCTTAATAGCTCTGGATCTCTAGCAGAAATACTTATAAATGCAGTTTTCTCCTTTATAAGTTGCTCTCTTGATAATACAGCATGTTTTGGCTCCCTTTCAAAACTTTCCATAGGAGCTTTATTGTATTTTATTAAAGCAAGTTCTTCATCATTGTAATCAACTATAACATTAATAGCACCAGCTTTATAAGCTTCTTCTGCTATCAGTCTAGCAAACTCTGCACATTCTATTGGTGAATTTATAAGCAATTGTTGCTTATCTTGTAAGTTTATCCCCTTCTTAACAACGAGCTCTGCGTACTTTCTTAATGTATCTGTATTCATTTTGCTTTCCTCCACATTTTTCCTTAATTTTTATTATCATAATTATAGCATATCTTACTTTATAAGTTTTTATTTAAAATCTGCATAATATACTTTCATTTATATCTATTTCGATAAATGTAATATAAAAATATAACATTTATTAAAATACAAACTAAGATTTCATTAGAAATTATCTGTTTAAGAAAATATATAAGCTTTATAACAATTATTCGCATTTAAAAGGCCCGATTTAATAAAAATCAGGCCTTGACTACTAAAATGTAATTACTTTTGATCATTAATTTTTTTCTATGCTATTTTTATAGGAAATCTTTCATAAATTCCTTGATCTTATCTATTTTAACTTCACTTTCAACAAGTGATTCTCCATTTTTTAAAAAGCTAACTTTATCATGAAAAGTGGATTTTTCTTCTTTATATAAAATTCCCAAAGGAATCTTATCTCCCCATTCCATTGATTTTTCAATAGCCTTCAATTTATTGCTTGGATCGTATCCTTTTCCAAGCTTATAAACTCTTTTATTATACCATTGGAATGTATTAACTTTATTAAATGACACACATGGCTGTAAGATATCAACAAGAGAGTAGCCTTTATGATTAATAGCTTCAATCATAACTTTCTTCAAGTGCTCTTTATCTCCACTAAATGCTCTAGCAACAAAACCGGCACCAAGTGTTATTGCAAGTGCTACTGGATTCATAGGAATGTTATTTGACCCATTTGGCTGAACATCTGTTACATGTCCGATATCAGTTGTAGGCGATGCTTGTCCTTTTGTTAACCCATATATTTGGTTATCGTGAACAAAATGTGTTATATCTACATTACGCCTAATATTATGAATAAAGTGATTTCCTCCTTCTCCATAAGAATCCCCTTCTCCTGTATTTACTATTACAGTTAATCTTTTATTTACAATCTTTGCTGCAACTGCAGGTGGTAATGATCTTCCATGAAGTCCACAAAATCCATTAGTATTTATATATTGAGGTGTTTTAGCAGCTTGACCTATTCCACCAACAATAAGTACTTCGTGTGGAGCCTTACCTAAATCTATAAGTGCTTGCTTTAGAGCATCAAGAATATTATGATCCCCACATCCTGGACACCAAGCTGTTTCTGATGTTAGAAATATTTCATTATTCATTATTGCTCACCTCCAATTAGCTTACTGTATATTTCTTGAGATGAAATAGGTCTTCCATCATATTTTAAGATACTGCTATTGCATTCAATACCTGTATATTCTCTAATAAGTCCTGCTAGTTGTCCTGTCGCATTTTGCTCTATGTTTATTATATTTTTTACTTTTTTTGCATACTTCCTAAGATTTTTCTCAGGTAAAGGCCAGACATCCCCAAATACTAATGAGCAGTATTTATTATTATTTCCTGAACGTCCATTAAGAAGTTTTATAGCTTCCTTAACCGGACTATATAATGATCCCCATGCTAAAATTAAAGTATCTGCATTTTCTTCACCGATGAATTCAGGTTCTAAAAGCTCTTCTTTTAAATATTCCATTTTCCTTAGTCTCTTATCATTCATTTTATTTCTTACTTCACCTGATTCAGTAATATGTCCATATTCATCATGTTCATCACTATCTACCAATACTGTTAATCCTGGTATTTTACCTGGCGTTATACGTGGCGAAACACCTGTCTTTGTTAATTCATAACGCTTATAATCTTTAGCATTTATATATTCATCATCTTTTAAATGCCTTTCTATTTTAATCTTATCAAAATTAAAAGGCTTTACAGTTCTTATACTATCAGCTAAAAACTGATCTCCAAGTAAAATAACTGGTATTTGATATTTATCAGCAAGATTGAATGCTCTTATAGTTTGATAAAATGCATCTTCAGGTTCCCTTAATGCTATTACCATTTTAGGTATTTCCCCTGGTGATGAGGATATAACAAATTTCAAATCTGCTTGTTCTGTTCTTGTTGGCAAACCTGTAGTAGGCCCAGGCCTTTGTATTTCTGCTATTACAAGAGGTACCTCAAGCATTCCCGATAAGCCTACAGCCTCTACCATTAGCGCAAATCCTCCTCCAGACGATCCTGTCATTGCTCTAACACCTGCATAAGAAGCTCCAATAGCCATATTTATTGAAGCAATTTCATCTTCAGCCTGTTCAACTACAATTTCTGCTTCATTCATCTTTGAAGCAAGATAATTCATTATGCTTGTAGATGGTGTCATTGGATAAGCAGAATAAAACTTACATCCAGCTGCAATAGCCCCAAGAGCAATAGCATCATTTCCTCCAATTAAAATACTCTTATCATTGTTCTTAGGTTCAATTTGATACTTTGGTGCAACTAGCTTGTATCCTTCTTCAAAGGCATTGAAATTTTTATTGGCGATTTCCTCTTTGAACTTTTCTGCTAATACTTCCTTAATGCCACTTAAATCCAAATTAAATAACTTTACAAAAGCGCCCAAAGCTATGCTACCATATACTTTTGAATTCCCAATGCTTTTAGCTAAAGCTTTAAGCGTAAGACCAAAGAATCTTTTATCTTCAAGCTTAATTTGCTCGTCAGCAATTATAAACCCGTCTTCCTTTAATCTGCCGATATGAAGATCTATTGTTTCTTTGTCTAAAGCGATTATTCCATCGATATCATCCCAATGGGAATTTATTTGCTCATTTCCAAAGCGTATTTGAAAAAAATTATGCCCGCCTCTTACCCTTGACATATAGTCTTGTATAGTAAATATTTCGAAGCCTTTCCTTTTTAAAACTTTCTCTAATATAGAGGAAATAGTCTCCATTCCTAGCCCAGCTGCTCCTCCAATTAAAATATTATAAATCATAAAATTCCTCCCTTCTAAAAACGCTTATAAATTGCATGCTGATAATATTTTATTATTGTTTCTCAGTATTATTCCTAGATATCTTTAAACAAATAAAAATGCAAAAGAACTTTTCTGATTTGATCATATTAACAAAATCCATCTAAATTATTCTATTATCTTTCGTTTGAATATCATATTTATGAAAATAATTTAATAGAATGTGGTATAATTTCTATATAGGGAAGGAGTGAGATTATATGGATAAGTTTGTAATTGCAATAACAAGAACTTGTGGAAGCGGTGGGACAACAATAGGAAAAATGTTATCTAAAGATTTGGGTATAAATATGTATGACCGTGAGTTATTACGTTTGGCTTCAGATGACAGTGGTATAAATGAAGCTCTATTTGCCAATGCAGACGAAGGTGTAAAAAATAGTTTGTTATATAAGGTTTCAAAGAAAGTATATAATGGTGAATTAATCCCACCTGAAAGTAATGATTTTACTTCAAATGACAATTTGTTCAATTATCAAGCTAAGATATTACGTGAATTAGCCGATAAAGAATCTTATGTTGTGATAGGGCGTTGTGCTGATTATATCTTAAAGGATAAACCAAATATATTTAAAATTTTTATTCATGCATCAGAAGATTACTGTATTAAGCATGAAATGGATATCCTTGGCGCTTCTGAAAAAGAAGCAATTAAGGAAATTAAGAAATTAAATAAATATAGAAGTGACTACTACTATTACCACACTGGTAATAAATGGGAGGACGTAAGAAACTATGATCTGTCTCTAGATACCAGCAAGCTCGGCTTCGAGAAATGCGTAAAATATATTAAGAAGTATGTAAAGTTACGTATGGAATTATAAATCTTCGGACGTCCTTAAAAATATCTTCAATATAAAATCAAAATTGCCAACTAAATAATAAGTCAAAGCACTATTATCATTATTTTTTAACAAATAACATAGAAAATTAATAGTTAGTAATTAATTTATAAAAGCCCCATGGTGAATTTTCTTACACCATGAGGCTCTTCTTATCTATTATTACATAAGCGCGAATAATCCTACAAATGCTAAGGCAATAAAATACATTGGTACAGGAATATCTTTTGATTTACCTGTAAATAATTTTATTAATACATAAGAAACAAATCCAAATGCTAACCCATCTGTAATTGAATATGTTAAAAGAGTTAATATCAATGTTAAGAATACAGGCATTCCTTCAGTGAAATCTGAGAAATTAACCTTTGATATTGGTTCCATCATTACTGCACCTAAAACTATTAGAACAGGCGCTGTAGCAAAACCTGGTATAGCAGTTAAAATTGGTGAAAAGAATAATGACAAGAAGAATAATCCAGCTATTGTAAGACCAGCAAGTCCTGTTCTTCCGCCTTCAGCAATACCAGCTGCTGACTCAACAAACGCTACAGGTGTAGATGTTCCTAAACATGCACCTACTACAGATCCAATAGCATCAGCTGTTAAAACTTTATCTGCATTTTTAACATTACCTTTTTCGTCTAAGTATCCAGCTTTTGAAGCTAAACCAATTAGAGTTCCTATACTATCGAAAACATCTATAAATAACATAGAAAGAATTGCTGGTATTATACCAATTACCATTGCACTCTTAAAATCAAATTGCATAAATATTGGAGCAACTGATGGTGGCATAGATATTATTCCTGTAGGTACCTTAGCAACTCCAAAAATCATTCCTAATACATATACAGAAAACATTCCAATAATGAATGAACCTTTTACATTTTTATAATATAATATTGATATTATAATAACACCTAGACCAGCTAAAAGTACTGTTGGATCTTTTAAATTTCCTATTCCAACTAATGTAGCTTGATTAGCAACAATCATCTTAGCATCTTGAAGACCTATAAATGTTATAAAGAAACCAATCCCAATACTAATTGCATATTTTAATGTTGGCGGAACACTATCAATAATTACTTGTCTAATTTTAAATATGTTAAGCGCCATAAATATAAATCCTTCGATTAATGAAGCCGCCAAAGCTGTTTGCCAAGAGAACTTCATTCCCAAACAAATTGTGAATGTGAAAAGAGCATTTAATCCCATACCTGGTGCCATACCAAATGGATAATTAGCAATAAGCGCCATAATTACAGTACCAATAAAAGAAGCCAATGCAGTTGCAGTAAA encodes the following:
- a CDS encoding aminopeptidase, whose amino-acid sequence is MNTDTLRKYAELVVKKGINLQDKQQLLINSPIECAEFARLIAEEAYKAGAINVIVDYNDEELALIKYNKAPMESFEREPKHAVLSREQLIKEKTAFISISARDPELLSGVDPNKISTLAKTANRAMKDVSAAMMSNEVQWCVVSIPTKGWARKVFPDLSEADAVENLWDSIFSIVRADKESPIEAWNEHLEKLKNRKDYLNEKNFKYLYYKSEGTDLTVELPEGHLWLSGEENSKYGINFVANIPTEEVFTLPKRDGVNGYVTSKKPLNYGGNLIDNFKLTLKDGKIVDFTAEKGEEILKGLLDTDEGARYLGEVALVGYNSPISNSGLIFFNTLFDENASCHFAFGKAYPTCLKDGDNMSEEELIKNGANDSLTHVDFMVGSEELEIIGETADGEKIPVFKNGDWVI
- a CDS encoding 2-oxoacid:ferredoxin oxidoreductase subunit beta, encoding MNNEIFLTSETAWCPGCGDHNILDALKQALIDLGKAPHEVLIVGGIGQAAKTPQYINTNGFCGLHGRSLPPAVAAKIVNKRLTVIVNTGEGDSYGEGGNHFIHNIRRNVDITHFVHDNQIYGLTKGQASPTTDIGHVTDVQPNGSNNIPMNPVALAITLGAGFVARAFSGDKEHLKKVMIEAINHKGYSLVDILQPCVSFNKVNTFQWYNKRVYKLGKGYDPSNKLKAIEKSMEWGDKIPLGILYKEEKSTFHDKVSFLKNGESLVESEVKIDKIKEFMKDFL
- a CDS encoding 2-oxoacid:acceptor oxidoreductase subunit alpha, with protein sequence MIYNILIGGAAGLGMETISSILEKVLKRKGFEIFTIQDYMSRVRGGHNFFQIRFGNEQINSHWDDIDGIIALDKETIDLHIGRLKEDGFIIADEQIKLEDKRFFGLTLKALAKSIGNSKVYGSIALGAFVKLFNLDLSGIKEVLAEKFKEEIANKNFNAFEEGYKLVAPKYQIEPKNNDKSILIGGNDAIALGAIAAGCKFYSAYPMTPSTSIMNYLASKMNEAEIVVEQAEDEIASINMAIGASYAGVRAMTGSSGGGFALMVEAVGLSGMLEVPLVIAEIQRPGPTTGLPTRTEQADLKFVISSSPGEIPKMVIALREPEDAFYQTIRAFNLADKYQIPVILLGDQFLADSIRTVKPFNFDKIKIERHLKDDEYINAKDYKRYELTKTGVSPRITPGKIPGLTVLVDSDEHDEYGHITESGEVRNKMNDKRLRKMEYLKEELLEPEFIGEENADTLILAWGSLYSPVKEAIKLLNGRSGNNNKYCSLVFGDVWPLPEKNLRKYAKKVKNIINIEQNATGQLAGLIREYTGIECNSSILKYDGRPISSQEIYSKLIGGEQ
- a CDS encoding AAA family ATPase, which codes for MDKFVIAITRTCGSGGTTIGKMLSKDLGINMYDRELLRLASDDSGINEALFANADEGVKNSLLYKVSKKVYNGELIPPESNDFTSNDNLFNYQAKILRELADKESYVVIGRCADYILKDKPNIFKIFIHASEDYCIKHEMDILGASEKEAIKEIKKLNKYRSDYYYYHTGNKWEDVRNYDLSLDTSKLGFEKCVKYIKKYVKLRMEL
- a CDS encoding NCS2 family permease yields the protein MLEKIFHLSKNKTTVKTEMLAGLTTFLTMAYILVVNPSILSQSGMDVSAVFTATALASFIGTVIMALIANYPFGMAPGMGLNALFTFTICLGMKFSWQTALAASLIEGFIFMALNIFKIRQVIIDSVPPTLKYAISIGIGFFITFIGLQDAKMIVANQATLVGIGNLKDPTVLLAGLGVIIISILYYKNVKGSFIIGMFSVYVLGMIFGVAKVPTGIISMPPSVAPIFMQFDFKSAMVIGIIPAILSMLFIDVFDSIGTLIGLASKAGYLDEKGNVKNADKVLTADAIGSVVGACLGTSTPVAFVESAAGIAEGGRTGLAGLTIAGLFFLSLFFSPILTAIPGFATAPVLIVLGAVMMEPISKVNFSDFTEGMPVFLTLILTLLTYSITDGLAFGFVSYVLIKLFTGKSKDIPVPMYFIALAFVGLFALM